The sequence below is a genomic window from Acidobacteriota bacterium.
TTCACCATCCACGCCGGCGTACGCCTGGCCCACATCCCGCTGACCGCCCAACGGGTCACCGGCATCGTCTCTCGCGGCGGCTCGATCATGGCGAGCTGGTGCCTGGCTCACCACCAGGAGAGCTTTCTCTACACCCGCTTCGAGGAAATTTGCGCGCTGATGGCGCAGTACGACGTCTCATTCTCCCTCGGCGACGGTCTGCGCCCGGGATCTATCGCCGACGCCAACGACGAGGCCCAGTTCGCCGAGCTCGACACCCTCGGCGAGCTCACCGAGATCGCCTGGCATCACGACGTCCAGGTGATGATCGAAGGCCCCGGCCATGTGCCCATGCACTTGATCCAGGAGAACGTCGATCGCCAGATGGAGGTCTGTCAGGAAGCACCCTTCTACACCCTCGGGCCGCTGGTCACCGACATCGCCCCCGGCTACGACCACATCACCAGCGCCATCGGCGCCGCCATGATCGGTTGGTTCGGCACCGCCATGCTGTGCTACGTCACCCCCAAGGAGCACCTCGGCCTACCCAACAAGGACGACGTCAAGCAGGGCCTGATCGCCTACAAGATCGCCGCCCACGCCGCCGACCTGGCAAAGGGTCACCCGGGAGCCCAGGAGCGCGATGACGCCCTCTCGAAGGCGCGCTTCGAGTTCCGCTGGGAAGATCAGTTCAACCTCTCCCTCGATCCCGAGACGGCGCGCGCCTACCACGACGAGACCCTGCCTCAGGAAACCGCCAAGGTGGCCCACTTCTGCTCCATGTGCGGGCCGAAATTCTGCTCGATGGAGATCACCCACAAGCTGCGGGAGTTCGCCGGCGAACGCCGGCTGGAGGTGACCAGCGCGGTGGAAACGGGGCTGGCCGAGAAAGCCGCCCAATACCGCAAGGAAAGGCTTGCCCGCGGACTGACCGGCGTCCACGGTTAGTAAGGCGGCTCCCGGCGGTGGCTCGAGGGCCCTCGCCGGGAGCGCCGGAGACCTCCTCTACCAGCTCCAGGTCACGCCGGCGTTGATCGCCACGCCACCGAGATCGATGTCGAACTGATCTTCGTCGATGGTGATGTCCGGAAAGTCGTCGCGGTCGAACTCGACCGTCGCTTCGACGGTGCGGTACATGGCCTCGGCGAAGAAGCGCAGACCGCTCTGGTCGCCGAGCTCGAATCCGAAGAGGCCGTAATAGCCACCTTCGTCGTCGACGTCGCCGGTGTCGGCATCGAGCACGTAATAGCTGGCACCGGCGCCGATATAGGGCCGAAAGCCGATCGGGCGACCGAGGTTGAAGCGCACTCCGAGCTCGACCGGCGTCACCTGGATGCCGTTGCCGGTGCGCGGGTCCTCGCCATCGAGAATGCGGTCGAAGAGATCGTCGGTTGCTTCTTCGTAGAAGGAAACCCGCGCCTCGAATTCGAGGGAACCGACCGACATCAGGCCGAGGCGAGCGCCACCGCCGATGTTCTCACCGGTGTCTTCCGTATCCCAGTAGGAGCCATAGAGGGCGACGTTTCCAGCCTGCGCCGGAGACGCCCAGAGGGCCGCGCCGAGGGCGGCCGTGAGGATCCAAATCGCTGTTTTCTTCATGGTCTTTCTCCCTTGAGGAGTTCAGAGGCGCATCCTACTCGAATTGGTGTTTCACCATCGGTGCAGCCTCTGTTCCGGACGACTCGCCGACGCCGCGACCCGGTTTCTCGCGGCCGTTTCGCGGCTCGTCATCGAGGGCTACAATGTGCCCTCCGTCGCACCATCGCCGACCCCAACGAAGCGAGACCGCCATGAAGAAAGTCCTGATTCTCGGCGCCGGCCAGAGCGCTCCCCTGCTGATCCGCAACCTGCTCGCCGACGCCCTCGAGCACGACTGGCAGGTCACCGTCGCGGACCGCGACCGCGAGGCCGCCGAGCAGCGAGTGGCGGACCATCCGCGCGGTCGAGCCATCGCCTTCGACCTCGAGGCCGATGCTGCCGAGGTGACCGCGGCCGATATCACCGTCAATCTGCTCCCACCGTTCCTGCAGGCGCCGGTGGCGGAAGTCTGCCTCGCCGCCGGCAAGCCGATGGTGTCCGCCTCCTACACGGCGGCCGCGACCCACGACCTCGACGCCGAGGCACGCCGCCGGGGAGTCCTGATCCTCACCGAGATCGGTCTCGATCCGGGGATCGACCACATGTCGACGATGGAGCTCCTCGACCGGCTGCAGGCCGCCGGCACCACGGTCGAGTCCTTCGCCTCCTACGGCAGCGGCGTGCCGGCCCCGGACTCGATCTCGAATCCGCTCGGCTACGCCATCACCTGGAATCCGATCAATGTCGCCCTCGCCGCCCGCGACGGCGCCCAGTTCCTGCGCGCCGGAAG
It includes:
- the thiC gene encoding phosphomethylpyrimidine synthase ThiC — protein: MRQEWIERRRGDATPTQLYYARRGVITEEMEHIAQRERCSPELVRSEVARGRAIIPANIHHPELEPMVIGRKFGVKVNANIGNSATSSSIPEEIEKLEWAIRWGADTVMDLSTGKQIHETREANLRHSSVPIGTVPIYQALEKVGGRPEELTFDSFMETLEEQARQGVDYFTIHAGVRLAHIPLTAQRVTGIVSRGGSIMASWCLAHHQESFLYTRFEEICALMAQYDVSFSLGDGLRPGSIADANDEAQFAELDTLGELTEIAWHHDVQVMIEGPGHVPMHLIQENVDRQMEVCQEAPFYTLGPLVTDIAPGYDHITSAIGAAMIGWFGTAMLCYVTPKEHLGLPNKDDVKQGLIAYKIAAHAADLAKGHPGAQERDDALSKARFEFRWEDQFNLSLDPETARAYHDETLPQETAKVAHFCSMCGPKFCSMEITHKLREFAGERRLEVTSAVETGLAEKAAQYRKERLARGLTGVHG
- a CDS encoding outer membrane beta-barrel protein yields the protein MKKTAIWILTAALGAALWASPAQAGNVALYGSYWDTEDTGENIGGGARLGLMSVGSLEFEARVSFYEEATDDLFDRILDGEDPRTGNGIQVTPVELGVRFNLGRPIGFRPYIGAGASYYVLDADTGDVDDEGGYYGLFGFELGDQSGLRFFAEAMYRTVEATVEFDRDDFPDITIDEDQFDIDLGGVAINAGVTWSW